A single window of Flavobacterium aestivum DNA harbors:
- a CDS encoding porin: MKKILVTALIAFGFTTINAQEESKSPVTFSGYIEPYYSYDFGKPDNHTKPGFIYNYNRSNEVNLNLGMAKVNYTKENVRGNLALMTGTYAQYNMAAEQDLLRYIYEANVGVKISKEYNLWVDAGVMPSRIGFESAIGKDCMTLTRSIGAENSPYYETGVKVGYTSTSEKWYLAAMYLNGWQRIQRVDGNQTPAFGTQVIYKPTGAVALNWSTYVGNEQPDIDKKWRYFNDFHGQFKLTNKTSIIAGFDIGAQQSAKGSSKYDVWYTPAAIVQYRPTTKIQLAARGEYYQDEKGVIIATGTPNGFKTYGFSANFDYLPVNNVMFRIEARTLNSKDDIFLKDNNPTDSEVFITTSLAISI, encoded by the coding sequence ATGAAAAAAATATTAGTTACAGCTTTAATAGCTTTCGGATTTACAACAATTAATGCGCAGGAAGAGTCCAAAAGTCCCGTTACGTTTTCGGGTTATATAGAGCCTTATTACAGTTATGATTTTGGAAAACCTGATAATCATACCAAGCCCGGTTTTATTTATAATTACAACCGCTCTAATGAAGTGAATTTGAATTTGGGGATGGCCAAAGTGAATTATACCAAGGAGAATGTTCGTGGAAATTTGGCTTTAATGACAGGGACATACGCTCAATACAACATGGCTGCGGAGCAAGATTTGTTGAGGTATATTTATGAAGCCAATGTAGGTGTTAAAATTTCTAAAGAGTATAATCTTTGGGTTGATGCGGGAGTTATGCCTTCGCGTATTGGTTTTGAGAGTGCGATAGGCAAGGATTGTATGACTTTGACAAGAAGTATTGGAGCTGAAAATTCGCCTTATTATGAAACAGGTGTAAAAGTTGGATATACCTCTACGTCTGAAAAATGGTATCTGGCTGCTATGTATCTGAACGGTTGGCAACGTATACAAAGGGTAGATGGCAATCAAACTCCGGCTTTTGGGACTCAAGTTATTTATAAACCAACGGGAGCTGTTGCTTTGAATTGGAGCACTTATGTTGGGAACGAGCAACCAGATATAGACAAAAAATGGCGTTATTTTAATGATTTTCATGGGCAATTTAAATTGACTAATAAGACAAGTATAATTGCAGGTTTTGATATTGGAGCGCAACAATCCGCTAAGGGGAGTAGCAAGTATGATGTTTGGTATACTCCAGCGGCAATTGTGCAATATAGACCAACAACAAAAATTCAATTGGCGGCTAGAGGTGAATATTATCAAGATGAAAAAGGAGTGATTATTGCAACTGGAACACCCAACGGTTTTAAGACATATGGTTTTTCAGCAAATTTTGATTACTTACCAGTAAATAATGTAATGTTTAGGATAGAAGCTAGAACTTTGAATAGCAAGGATGATATTTTTCTGAAAGACAATAATCCAACAGATAGCGAAGTATTTATCACTACATCTCTGGCTATATCAATTTAA
- a CDS encoding K(+)-transporting ATPase subunit C — protein MKNIFSILKFTFLVVILFAIIYPLAIYGIAQFAPNNGKGEIISVNGKVVGYQKIGQKFDKANYFWGRPSAVDYNAAGSGGSNKGASNPDYLALVQKRIDTFLIVHPYLKKSDIPADIVTASASGLDPNISPQAALIQVKRVAKIRNLSEDKVKELVETKINKPVLMGTSTVNVLELNVALDELK, from the coding sequence ATGAAAAATATATTTTCAATATTAAAATTTACTTTTTTAGTAGTAATTTTATTCGCAATCATTTATCCTTTAGCGATATATGGAATTGCACAGTTTGCTCCAAATAATGGAAAAGGAGAAATTATTTCTGTAAACGGCAAAGTAGTAGGATACCAAAAGATTGGTCAAAAATTTGATAAGGCAAATTATTTTTGGGGACGACCATCGGCTGTGGATTATAATGCAGCAGGAAGTGGAGGTAGTAATAAAGGTGCGAGTAATCCAGATTATTTGGCTTTGGTTCAAAAAAGAATAGATACGTTTTTGATTGTACATCCGTATTTGAAAAAATCGGATATTCCTGCTGATATTGTAACTGCCTCAGCGAGTGGTTTAGATCCGAATATTTCACCACAAGCTGCTTTGATTCAGGTGAAAAGAGTAGCGAAAATTAGAAACCTGTCCGAAGATAAAGTAAAAGAATTGGTAGAAACCAAAATTAATAAACCCGTTTTGATGGGGACTTCAACCGTAAATGTTTTAGAGTTGAATGTTGCTTTGGATGAATTGAAATAA
- the kdpB gene encoding potassium-transporting ATPase subunit KdpB, whose product MTKKKSNSLFEGKQVKAALVQSFVKLNPKTMFKNPVMFTVEIGTAIMFAVCVSILFGSQHQGSFVYNFIIFLILLATLLFANFAEAIAEARGKAQADSLRKTREETPARQVLANGEIRNTSSSELKKGDVFICEAGDLIATDGEIIEGLATIDESAITGESAPVIREAGGDKSSVTGGTKVLSDKIKVIVTSEPGESFLDKMIALVEGASRQKTPNEIALTILLAAFTLIFVIVCVTLKPFADFANAPITIAAFISLFVCLIPTTIGGLLSAIGIAGMDRALRANVITKSGKAVETAGDIDVLLLDKTGTITIGNRKATNFYPAKGILPEDFIASAVLSSLADDTPEGKSIVELSKVLDGDGKIGFDISHFTDNISHTIKFTAETRTSGVVLKDGTNIRKGAQDAAKKIVLQAGNIFPEDIDERVIAISSKGGTPLVVVKNCEVQGVIELQDIIKTGMKERFERLRKMGVKTVMVTGDNPLTAKFIAEKAGVDDFIAEAKPEDKMNYIKNEQQNGKLVAMMGDGTNDAPALAQADVGVAMNSGTQAAKEAGNMVDLDNDPTKLIEIIEIGKQLLMTRGTLTTFSIANDVAKYFAIVPALFITAIPALEGLNIMHLHSPESAILSAVIFNAIIIPILIPLALKGVDYKPIGASAILKRNLLIYGLGGLLVPFIGIKLIDLAVALFM is encoded by the coding sequence ATGACTAAAAAGAAATCTAATTCATTGTTTGAAGGGAAGCAGGTAAAAGCAGCATTAGTGCAGTCTTTTGTAAAGCTTAACCCAAAAACAATGTTCAAAAATCCGGTAATGTTTACCGTAGAGATAGGGACAGCTATTATGTTTGCCGTATGTGTATCCATTTTATTTGGCTCACAGCATCAAGGTAGTTTTGTTTACAACTTCATTATCTTCTTAATTTTATTAGCAACGCTTTTGTTTGCCAATTTTGCAGAAGCTATTGCAGAAGCCAGAGGTAAAGCACAAGCAGACAGTTTGAGAAAAACACGTGAAGAAACTCCTGCACGACAAGTTTTAGCCAATGGTGAAATTAGAAACACCAGTTCCTCTGAACTAAAGAAAGGGGATGTTTTTATTTGTGAAGCAGGAGATTTAATTGCCACCGACGGTGAAATCATTGAAGGTCTGGCTACAATAGACGAGAGTGCAATTACTGGCGAAAGTGCTCCTGTAATTCGAGAAGCGGGTGGTGATAAATCATCGGTTACTGGAGGGACAAAAGTATTATCGGATAAAATTAAGGTAATTGTAACCTCAGAACCTGGAGAAAGTTTTCTGGATAAAATGATTGCTTTGGTTGAAGGGGCAAGCCGTCAGAAAACACCAAACGAAATTGCTTTGACGATTCTTTTGGCAGCGTTTACTTTGATATTCGTGATTGTTTGCGTCACACTAAAACCGTTTGCGGATTTTGCAAATGCACCAATTACAATCGCAGCTTTCATTTCTCTTTTTGTATGTTTAATTCCAACCACTATTGGTGGGCTATTATCCGCTATCGGAATTGCGGGAATGGATAGAGCATTGCGTGCTAATGTAATTACTAAATCAGGGAAAGCAGTAGAAACTGCGGGAGATATTGATGTATTGCTTTTGGATAAAACAGGAACAATTACTATTGGAAACAGAAAAGCAACTAATTTTTATCCAGCAAAAGGAATTTTGCCAGAAGATTTTATAGCATCTGCGGTATTAAGTTCACTTGCAGATGATACCCCAGAGGGAAAAAGTATAGTAGAGCTCAGTAAAGTGTTAGATGGTGATGGTAAAATAGGGTTTGATATTTCACATTTTACAGATAACATTTCACACACCATTAAGTTTACTGCCGAAACCAGAACCAGCGGGGTTGTTCTAAAAGATGGTACAAACATTAGAAAAGGTGCCCAAGATGCTGCAAAAAAGATTGTGCTTCAAGCGGGAAATATTTTTCCGGAAGATATAGACGAGAGAGTTATTGCAATTTCTTCAAAAGGGGGAACGCCATTAGTAGTTGTTAAAAATTGCGAAGTACAAGGCGTTATCGAATTACAGGATATTATAAAAACGGGCATGAAAGAACGTTTTGAGCGTTTGAGAAAAATGGGCGTGAAAACCGTGATGGTTACTGGTGATAATCCTTTGACAGCCAAATTTATTGCCGAAAAAGCTGGTGTTGATGATTTTATTGCCGAAGCAAAACCTGAAGATAAGATGAATTACATCAAAAATGAGCAACAAAACGGTAAACTCGTAGCAATGATGGGTGACGGTACCAATGATGCTCCTGCACTTGCACAAGCTGATGTAGGTGTTGCGATGAACAGCGGAACCCAAGCTGCAAAAGAAGCAGGAAACATGGTCGATCTTGACAATGACCCAACTAAACTTATTGAAATTATAGAAATAGGAAAACAACTGTTGATGACAAGAGGAACGCTTACCACGTTTTCAATTGCGAATGATGTTGCCAAATACTTTGCCATTGTTCCTGCGCTTTTCATAACTGCAATTCCTGCTCTTGAAGGATTGAATATTATGCATTTGCATAGTCCGGAAAGCGCTATTTTATCAGCTGTGATTTTCAACGCGATTATCATCCCAATATTGATTCCACTGGCATTGAAAGGAGTGGATTATAAGCCAATTGGAGCCAGTGCCATTTTAAAAAGAAATCTTTTGATCTATGGACTTGGCGGTTTGTTAGTTCCTTTTATCGGAATTAAATTAATTGATTTGGCGGTGGCGTTATTTATGTAG